TCGTCGAGCGCGGTCGGCAACTGGGCCGTGACCTTTCCGCCCGATACCAGCGACTTCAACTCGGTGCTGGTCTTGGTATGGTCGGCGACCATCTGCTTGGCGAAGGCCTTCTCGGCGGCGTTGCCCTTGGCCTCGGCAAGCTTGTTCGACTGGATTTCGAACATATCGCTGATCGCCGCCTGCTTGACGAAGTCGGCGGTGGACGGCGCGACGCCGAGGACGGAGTTGACGCCGGTCTTCTCGGTGATCGATTGCGCCAGGGCCGGCGAGGCCAGCAACAGGCATCCAAGAATGATTGCGGTGCGTTTCATCGAATGATCCTTCAGCTTGCGGCCTTGCGATTGACGCCCTTCCGGAGCGCCACGGTGTTGAGCTTGGTGTTGGCCGCTTTTTCCTCGTTCAGATTCGTGGTCAGGAAGCGGACGATGTCGTCGTGGCCGAGTTCTTCGGCCCAGGCGATCAGCGTGCCGTAACGCGCGATCTCGTAGTGCTCGACCGCCTGCGCATTGGCGACGATCGCGGCGTCGAGCACGCTCTTGTCGGCGATCTCGCTCGAGGTCGCGTTGGCCTCCTTGATCAGTCCGTCGATCGCCGGGCAATCGGTGCCCGACGGGGTCTCGCCCAGCTTCTTGAACGCCTGGTCGAGCCGCTCGATCTGCTTGTGGGTCTCTTCGAGATGCGCCTTGAGGCCCTGCGAGAGATCGCGGTTGGTCGCTTGCTCGATCATCGTCGGCAGTGCCTTGATGATCTGCTGCTCGGCGTAATAGATGTCGCGCAGGCCATGCAGCAGCATGTCGTCCATGGTCTGGATATCCTTGGTGAACAGGCCCATCGTCGCCTCCGTCTGGGTTTGGGAGCTGGTTTCCTGCACAACTGGAACGGGACGTTTCGGTTCCTCGCGCCGCGCCGCGCCGCGCGGGTGTCGGCGTTCGCGTTCGACCGCCGCGGCGGCGGCCCGGGACCGACGCGCGATCGGCCGAATTGACCCGGCGCGGGGTGTTGAGGCCGGCCGGCGAGCATGTTAGGGAACGGCTGCGCGGGTGTAGCTCAATGGTAGAGC
The DNA window shown above is from Rhodopseudomonas palustris HaA2 and carries:
- a CDS encoding DUF4142 domain-containing protein, with amino-acid sequence MKRTAIILGCLLLASPALAQSITEKTGVNSVLGVAPSTADFVKQAAISDMFEIQSNKLAEAKGNAAEKAFAKQMVADHTKTSTELKSLVSGGKVTAQLPTALDDAHQSKLEKLKTSTGAEFSETFIDQQVGAHKDAVSLFDRYARGGENAELKNWAGQTLPALKHHLDMAQNLEKQHSTTTSKSSK
- a CDS encoding ferritin-like domain-containing protein, which encodes MGLFTKDIQTMDDMLLHGLRDIYYAEQQIIKALPTMIEQATNRDLSQGLKAHLEETHKQIERLDQAFKKLGETPSGTDCPAIDGLIKEANATSSEIADKSVLDAAIVANAQAVEHYEIARYGTLIAWAEELGHDDIVRFLTTNLNEEKAANTKLNTVALRKGVNRKAAS